Sequence from the Montipora foliosa isolate CH-2021 chromosome 12, ASM3666993v2, whole genome shotgun sequence genome:
ttctaatgaaacccctgtGTATGCCACAACTATCAGAGTAAAAGATAGTACCTTTGCTGTTGTAAAGTCCActactttctttgttgtaaggTCACACTTGTTTCCCACAAGCAGTTTATTAACATTCTCACAAGCATATCTGTCAATTTCTTGTAACCATTGCTTAACATTGTTAAAAGATTCCTGTAATGCAAAAAGACAACACAGTTAAATACTGCATGTTTAACTGAAAATTACTACCGTAATTAACAAACCTGTGGCATATGTGGTTCATGACACTGTAAATTAACTTCTTGCAATCATTTCTGCTTTTTCTTTGCCAAAATTTATTGAAGAtttcaatggatttagcacttAGATTCTTAATGTGAACAGCCAAATCTAGGCAGGGAAACTGTAGAAACCAAACTTAACCCAAATACCAGGCAACTCCTCTCACCAGAGCCTGATTGGTATCTGAAACATGGTTGGCacatttaaataaaaaaatatataaataaaatggTGAGGTTAAGCTGACCCTAAAAATAATTTGATGAATTACACGTTACATGCTCCTAAAAGTCCATCAAAAATGACTGTGAATCACCATTCATTTTAACTTGAACACATTACTTCTCTGTCATTTGATTGGAAAACATGCATACAAGCCATTGTTTAGTGTGTGATATGTAAATTATTAGTTGCCAAGCCTCCAAAAAGTGATGatataaatttataataattaatacttATAATCTCATTTAGAGCaagttggccaatcaaaaaggacggagacaatccagtaaaccaatcaaagctcTAAGTCATTACACGTAGAcaacacaaagcacgggaaaatgtgcacacgcaagccacaattggttttggtttcacttctgattggttataaaaatggcgcgagaactttgaaccaatcacagtgTGAAGTAATGccaaaccaatgcaattcgctaattactttcaatactcaattgaaaactgctgtAACATTATGAATTGGGACAAATAGGAATTCATTTTAAATGTTTCTTTCCCATTGGAGTTTAGCTTAAATGAAGAGGTATGGACTTGTCCTTCATACAAAAATACCCCTACATACGCCACATGTGATGGATACAGCTTGCAAATTCAAGCTTCAAGGTTTGCAAGTTTGAGTTGCGTTGTTTAATTAATAGAACTATGAAACAGTGCAATGAGGCAATAAACGATTGCGAATAGAACGAACTAACACAAactttaaaaattacaaaaacgaAAGAGACCAAAGTTAAATGGCTATATACCTGGTCCGTAACATCGTAAACGACTATAATTCCATGGGCACCCCTGTAATAACTAGAGGTGATCGTCCGAAATCGCTCTTGGCCTGCCGTGTCCCACTGGAAAAAACAACCGATTATCACATTTGTTACAATAATTTGTAAATTTGAGCTTAAAGTTCACGCGAGCAAAGGACATCGCAATTCATTACGACGTAATTCCTTTTAACTCTGATCAATTGACTCGACTggtgttttaaagaaaactttTAATGTGTTACTTACAATCTGAAGCTTTATTGTCTTGCCATCCAATTCTATGGTTCGTATTTTCtaaaaaaaagtacaataaaaaaacCAAAGGATAAATTAACTTTGCGTTACAaagaaggaaaggaagaaaCGAGCTCGTTGAGGCAACTCACAAAGTCGACTCCGATTGTGCTGATGTAGCTCTCTGTGTAAGTGTCGTCCTACAATTTCGCAAAAATGACAAAGGTTACCACCGATTGAAGTAAAATGAATAATCAGTCGCCACTCAGGCAAGACACTCTCCATTAAATCTTACCAGCCTATTTAGCTATCAACTTTCAAGAATAATTGAGATTACAAAAGCAGGAAAATTCTGAAATACCAACCGCAAACCGAAGAAGCAAGCACGATTTCCCAACACCAGAATCTCCGATGAGAAGAAGCTTGAACAAGTAATCACTGTGAACAAAAGGGAAAGGAGAGACTTCCTATTAGACTCAAATTCCAAGTGACACGTAGAAGAGTCCAAACCTTGCTGATCATGAGGAGAAGAGCATGGAGGACACCAGAATTTTAACATACTATTCAGGATTCATTGTGGTAATGTTAAGCTGTCTTGCTCCCTGATGAgctgtttgtaatcttagcgcCCCGTAAAAGCTAGTTTCTTCTCACAAATGATGGACAAACACCGGCAAATATCTTCGTTCTTCGTAAACGGTACAAGGGGGAAGGGTTTGTTGCATTACGACAGCCTCGTTCTCAGGCCTTCCAGCGCCTTACCCTGTAAAGGCTTTGGTCCAGTGCGATGACGCCTGGTGAAATATGACAGGACTGGGTCGTGGAGTTTCGTAACCTCGAGAAAAGGCCTCAACGGGGGAACATCGCACACAATAAGTAACACTATTCGAAAAAAAATGGGCACGGATTTCCCGTCCCTGTGCGTTGTGGTGtagcctttccttcagcaatgtggtcggcttggcgtaatcttttgaatggactactgacagtagtcaaattgaaagagtcgaagtgctgaaactggttaaCTTAAACCTGATCTATTAAAATATAAATAGGTACCGTAAATAATAGACACCCAGGAAGTCTACtctatttaaattttagggacgCAATGGGGTGGGGGCATTCAATAGATAGGAAGCATTTATTCTCGTAGAACTCTCACAAGCTAAgctcaacaaaattaatatgcattgCTTACAGAGGAAATTTCTACAAAGTTTATGAAGTTAAATGCAGTTTAATTGAGTTAACAACTAGGAGTGACTGCAGTTaattgttgtcagtggttttgttaTATTTATGCATGCATTGGATTCCTCTTGCTTTGGGTTGTAGAGCTTATTCATCGGTGTAGCGGGAAGAAGGAGAATtttgtgtggagcgtttaggGTTTACCCTCCCTTCCCCCCTCTACTTTTCACTGTTTATTAGTGTGGCAGGTGGTTTGTCGGGTTTTGCCAGCCaccggtgcagtctccatcttggatctggctgccaatagtggaagctccaggatgtctcAGGCACCCACCCTCCACTTAGCGACACAGGTAATGAATAGCAGACCATACAGTCCATCTATTACTACATCAAGGCTGTCTAGATTTCGATAGCGCCCCTTCAAGTCTTGTTGCTGTTAGAAAATCCAAGCCCTATCCATATTTGCAACTTTGATGTAATGTGCATACCCTTATTAATCAAGCAAGacacttaaagtgcacctaaccccaaaaaatttttttgcgctaaaatgaatctttgcaactacagtcgaacctcgattatccggactcgtcgggacctcagtaaaaagtccggataatcgagagtccggataatcgaaaatatgaatattaatgagataacaatgtaaacaaaagaaataaagatagcacatttttaattacaaaagtcttcttctatgaactgcccctatactcatgtacactgtttataaatgaaaacctattctgttataaatgaaaacctattcgtcATTTCTAAAAAAGTGAAGCCAGTAGTTTGCGTAGTAGTTGACATTcccttagcaacaaaacaatattgaacgaatcaaaattcagctgaatgcatcagaatgctctttgtcgccgagcgctaagtcttttgaaagcgaagcggtaaatgcaCTGTTTTAAACACAtgcacttttcttgattttaaacattttttacctctgaaagcttttgagatcaaagcttattaatattcatgaaaaacacgggaccagagaaaaagtccggataatcgaaaagtccggataatcgaggtccggataatcgaggttcgactgtactcgaaacgcattgcggcctttttctcatttttctaacaaatactggcattttataggcctcgaaagttgcgaaaattcaagcatcttttgttcacgaccgagtcagaaggggagtgggtctattcctgatttgacgtcacaaactgatttacattgcattaattcaagtgaagctatgatcttc
This genomic interval carries:
- the LOC137979613 gene encoding ras-related protein ORAB-1, with translation MNPEYDYLFKLLLIGDSGVGKSCLLLRFADDTYTESYISTIGVDFKIRTIELDGKTIKLQIWDTAGQERFRTITSSYYRGAHGIIVVYDVTDQESFNNVKQWLQEIDRYACENVNKLLVGNKCDLTTKKVVDFTTAKEYADSLGIPFLETSAKSATNVEQAFMTMAAEIKNRMGPAPAQPGASNVKINSSTPVKPGGGGCC